CTGCAGAAAGGGATCCGCGTACAGGCTGAACACCAACTGACGATCACCCACATCCCAGTGCTCCAAACCGTCGACGTCCGTGCCGCCGGTATCACCGTCGAAGAAGCTCAACGTGAAATCCGTGGCCGAGGCCGGAATCGATAGGGCGATGCTCACCTGATCCTCGATCGTCTCGATCCCCGCACAACCGAAGCCCAGGAAACGGCTGTCCGCCGGATCCGCGGTCGGAAACGCAGCAAAGGGTCCCGGACCGATCTGGGCGAGAGCACCGCCCGCGATCCACAATCCCGCGACCAGTGCAATCAAAATTTTGGAGAATTGTGCCTTCTCCCTCATCCTCAACCTCCTTCTTCAAAGTGGCCTCGGGGCTCGCGCCGCGCCGAAACCGTCACGCAGAATGGTCGTTCGTTCATCAACCCGCCTCACTCCAGTCAGACCGCTCTTCCTGGGCCTCACCCACGTTCACGGAACGCGACAGAAACTCGCTAACCGCCGCCGGATCCGCCACGTAATGCTCCTCACCAGTTTGAAGATTCCTAAGAAATCCCCTCACCGGCGCGGACGCCCCCGGGACCTGCCGAGGCTCGGCCCACAGGCGAACTAGGAACGAGGTGGAACGGGTCATAGATTTGATCCATGTCATAGAGACAGGGCCGGGCTGGCTCGCTCGTCGAACTGCTCGGACCTTCTCGGATGCGCCATGGTCGAAGGCGAACGTCAGCAAAACGTCAGGTAACGAATTCCACTCAACGCATTCTTTTTATATAGAAATAAAAAGAAATTTAAAAATTTTGAATACTTGAAGGGAGAAGGCTCCCGAGGGGAGGCTCGCGGGTCAGGAACTCTGGAAGTGACTGGCGATCAGCTCGCTGGCGCGGAGTACGTCATCGCCCGGCTCGATCACCCGATCGAAGAGGGTGCGGTGGGTGTGCCGAAGGGTTTCGAGATCGCGACCCTCGAGCAGTTTGACGATCTCCTCCAGAACCCGCTGAGAATTGGTGCCGTAGGACTTGCGGGCGACATCCCGTTCGAGCAACACCAGCGCGAAGAACAGCAGTTCCGGTAGGCGCTCATTTTTGCCTGCCAGGCTCTCGGCCTCCGCCGCCGATGGCTCCGCCGCCGAGACCGGCGCAGCGGCCACGGGATCGTCTTCGCTCGGCGACTCGTCAACGGCTGGCGCCTCGAGGGACGGAGGATCCTGTTCCTTGTCCTCGGAGCCTCCGCGATAGAAGGGCAATGCCCGAAACTGACGGGCGAAACGCGAAAAGAGCAGAAACAAATCGTTCTCGTTCGAGAAGTTTCCCACCAGCCGGGCGTCGCGGCCGATCTCCAGCCGCTCCGTCTCCTGCAGGACGATATTGGCGCGCGCCGACTCCTCGAGCTGCAGAGAACTGGCCTTGACCTTCCAGGCGGTCAAGCTGCCCTGGACGAAGCAGGCCGCCGCGCACTCGACGCTCACCGCCTCCACCTCGACCCCGCGGTCGATGCGGATGGAACCCGCCATGGATTCGATCTTGCCGTAGGAACCGGAGTTTTGCAGCACCAGATTCCCCGGCGCGCGGATCGAGAGCTGGCCGTGGGAATCGACCTGGATCTCGGTTCCCTGCGGGACGATCATGGTGGGAGGCGTGGGTTCGGCCATCGGTCGATCCTTCGAACTCAAGAGCCCAGCAAAGCCGGCAGGGGCTCGAAATCGTCGAGAGCGGGAGCGTTGCGCGATCGGATCAAGGTCCGCTCCTCGTCGCTCCAGCGGTAGTCGAGGATGTAGATGCGCGGGTCGATCGGTCGGAAGGTTCCATCTTCTTGCCGGCTACGCACCTCGTAGTGGAGGTGCGGGCTGGTGCTCCAGCCGGTATTGCCGACGGTGCCGATGACATCGCCCTGGCGTACCCGCTGGCCGCGGCGCACGCGCACTTCGTCACAGTGACCGTAGAGCGAGATGAAGCGATCACCGTGGCGCAGAACCACCAGGTTGCCGTAGCGCCACCAGGACACGCTCTGGCGCCGAGGATAGCGCCCGGCAAAGGCCACCACCGCTTCCGCCGGAGCGTGGATCTCCTTGCCGATGGGGGCCGCCAGATCGATCCCCGCGTGGAAGTCGAGGGCCTGGGTGAACGGGCTCCGTCGGTTGCCGTAGGGGCTGGTCAACAGGAAGTTCTCGCCCCGCAGGGGGATGACCGACGGGGTGATGCGAGCGCGCTCTTGATGGGCTTCTTCAAGATCCCGAATCTCCACCAGGAAGGCGTCGAGCACCTGGAGCTCTTCTTCAATCTCGGCGCGTAGGACCTGGCCGTTGCGGATGGCGTTCGAAAAATTCGACTTCGGAATGGGGGTGGCCTCGGGGGCCACCGGGAATCCTCCCTGGCCGATCGACTCATCGTGCGATAAACCGTAGGCGAGGGAGATCTTGTCCACCTTGAAGCGCAGGTCTTCGCCGCGTTCCTGCAGCTCACCCAATCGCTCGACCAGCACCCCCAGCCGCCCTCCCTGCCGTTCCCGTTCGGCCTCCAGCGCCGGCAGTTCACGACGTCCGAGGAGCGCCCGCACGGCCTCCGGCATCGCCCGCAGGGAAAGAGCAAAGCCGATCATTACGGCAAGCACCGCCAAAGCGACCCCGACCGCCTGGCGGCGGCTCAAGAACAGGTAGCGCACCCGGCGGCGGATGTCCGCCGGATGAAACTGAATTTCGAAGGCGGAAGGCTTCGCCTCCCGAGACCGACTCGCCTGCGACTTGCCGCCGGTAGGAACCGGTAGGGTCGAAGACGGGGATCGGCGCGACGGCAGTTTGAGCTTCCAGTGCTTCACGAGTCTTGATTTCCGCTAGACCGAGGGATCCGGCGCCGCGGCAGGGGGCCGGGGATCGAGGCGGTCGAGAGCAGCTTCATCGACGATGGCGGCGACGATGTGGCGTAGTTCCCGCTGCACCGCCTCGTTGCCAGCGACGATATTACCCGTTTCGAGGCTGCGAGTACCGCCATCGAGGTCCGAGACCCGCCCACCGGCCTCTTCCAGCAGCAAGGTGCCGGCCGCTAGATCCCATGGCGCCAGGCGAAATTCGAAAAACCCGTCGAACACCCCGGCCGCCGTATAGGCCAGATCGAGGGCGGCAGCGCCGCAGCGGCGGATCGCCCGCGCCTGCAAGAAGACTTCCCGAAAGACCCCCAGATAGGCATCCAGGGCACGATGGGCCTTGAACGGATAGCCGGTGGCGAGGAACGCCCCGGCGAGGCCGGCGGCGCCGGACACCCGCATCGGCCGGCCGTTCCACTCTGCCCCGCCGCCGCGCCGGCCACGAAACACCTCCCGCCGCAGCGGCTCCAGGATCACCCCCACCTGCATCTCACCGCCCCGCCGGCAGGCGACGGAGATGGCGAACATCGGCAAGCCGCGGGCGAAATTGGTCGTGCCGTCCAGGGGGTCGATGATCCACTCCACCTCGTTCCGTCGCGACGCTCCACCGCTGGATCCCTTGCCGCACTCCTCTGCCCCACCGCCCTCCTCGGCCAGAATCCGATGATCCGGGAAGCGTCCCCGAACGACCTCTAGGATCGCTCGTTCACTCCCGGTATCCGCCGCGGTTACAAAATCATTGGCCGCCTTTTCCCGCACTTCCAGGTCGGCGGCGCGAAAATAGCCACGCACCACCTCGGCACCGGCTTCGGCGGCTGCGAGAGCCGTTTGGAGGAGTTCGTTGGACATGACAGGAGGCTGCAGAACCGCGGCGCGGCGGCCCGGCCCGCCACGAGGTCATGCATGAGCAGGGTAACGATGGAAAGGACGGCCGCATTCCCGCCGGAGGAGCCCGCGACGGACTTCCTCTTGCCGCCGAAAGAGGCCGGAGCTGCCCGCAGATGCAGGGACCGCGTGGGTTGCGAACCAGGCGGGATATCCACCACCCGCCCACCACCTTCAAGGGAGGGCGTAGGCGCCTGCAGATGCAAGGACTGCGTGCCTTCTGAGCCGCAGGCGTGCGGGTATCAGGTCGAGGACGCAGATGGTGCGCATGACGCCGCAGATGCGGGTGCATCCGCCCTCGTTATCTAAACAACCCTTTTTTGTCTTCCGACAGCAGCTTCTGGTTCAGCTCCTTGATCCGCAGGTTCTGCTTGTCGATCTTCTCCTGCGCTTCCTGCTTCAGGCGATCGTAGTCCTTGCGCATCTTGTCCTGCTCTTCGGACATTTCCTGGATGCGCCCGGAGAGTTCTTCGAGCTGGCGATCGCGGTCGGCGATGCGGTCTTCGGCCTCGGAAATGAGCTGGTCTTTGTCCGCCAGGCGGATCTTGGTCTTCTCCTCTTGCTCCTCGTACAGCCTGCGGAACTCTTGCAGTTCGAGAATTTGGGAGAAATCGGCGGTCGAAGGACTCATGTCCCCTCCCCTTTCTTCGATCTTCGGAAACATCTTGCGCAGCTTGAGAGATAGGTCTTCCGGATCTGGCGACTGACGGACCGCTTCGGCGTAGGGAATGGTGCCGTGCACCAGGAGCGCGAGCAGCGACTGGTTGGTCGATTGCATGCGGTAGTAGCCGACGGACGACTCGATCTCTTCCAGGATGCTCGAGGTCTCGCCCTTCTCGACCATCTTGGCGATCTTCGGCGACATCTTCATGATTTCCAGTACCGCCACCAGGCCGGTACCGTCGGAGCGCTCCACCAGCTTCATGGAGATCACCCCTTTCAACACCTGGGCGAGTTGCGCCCGCACCTGACCTTGCTGTGCGGAAGGAAAGGAATCGAGAATGCGGTCGATGGTCTGAGAAGCGCTATTCGTGTGCAGGGTCGAGAACACCAGGTGACCCGTTTCGGCGGCTGTGATCACCGTGCTGATGGTCTCGGTGTCGCGCATCTCACCGACCATCATCACGTCAGGATCCTGCCGCAGCGAGTTGCGTAGGGCCTCCGCGAAAGTGACCGTGTCGGTGCCGATCTCGCGCTGCGACAAGCTGGCGACCCCGTCCGTGAACAGGAACTCCATCGGATCTTCGATGGTGATGACGTGCACCGGCCGCCGGCTGACGATGTGCTTGATCAGCGCCGCCAGAGTGGTGGACTTGCCGCTGCCGGTGGGACCGGTGACCAGCACCAGACCCATCGGCAGGTCGCAGAAGTCGAGGAGCGTGTCCGGCAGTTCCAGATCGTCGACGGAACGGATGTCGTAGGGGATACGCCGGAAGGACGCCGCCAGGGTGCCGCGCTGCATGTAGAGATTGCCGCGGAAACGGGCCAGGCCACTCACTCCGTAGCCGAAGTCCACCGCCATCTTCTCTTCGAGGCGCTTCTTCTGCTGGGGGTTGAGGATCGGCAGCACCATGCGGCCGATGTCGCGCGGACCGAGGGGATCCGCGTCGATCGCCGTCAGCTTGCCGTTGACCCGCAGAAGGGGCGGACGGGTGGGCTTCAGGTGAAGGTCCGAGGCGCCCTTCTTGGTGGTGAAGCGGAGCAGGCGATCGAGGACCTTGACCGGCCCGCTCTTCTCCTCCGGTTGAGCCTCTGCGGTTTTCACACTCATCGATTCGGATTCCTTCGGCGCCCGATTGTATCCTTCCTCCCAACCGTTGGCGCAATCCCTACGAGACTTCTGTCCATGCCCCGCACCGACACTCCCCGCTTTGTAACCCTCGCCTACCCGCTAGGGCGCCTTTTTGGGATCTGTCGGAACCGGGCGATCGTCCGCCTGGGCCAGGTTGACACGGCCCAAGATGTCCAGCGAGAAGCCGAGCGAGCGGGGGCCACCGAGGATCCTTCCGCTCCGCTCCTCGCCTCCCTCGCCCACCAGCTCGATGACTATTTCTCGGGAAACCGGATGACCTTCGATTTGCCTCTAGATCCTCCGGGCACCACCTTCCGCCGCCGAGTGTGGCAGGAGCTCCTGACCATTCCCTACGGCGAAACCCGCACCTACGGCGAGATCGCCAACGCCATCGGTGACCCCGGCGCCACCCAGGCCGTCGGCCAGGCCAACCACCACAACCCCATCGGCATCCTCATCCCCTGCCACCGCGTCATCGGCGCCGACGGATCCATGGTCGGCTACGCCAGCGGCGTCGAGCGCAAGAAGTGGCTTTTGCGCCTCGAAGGCGCCGAGGTGATGCGGCAGCGGGAGTTGTTCTGAGGAGCAAACCAGGCGCCTCGCGAGGCGCCCCTGCATCAGGCTCTCGAGGGACAGGCCGGAGCACAAGAGAGCGT
This region of Acidobacteriota bacterium genomic DNA includes:
- a CDS encoding M23 family metallopeptidase, whose protein sequence is MKHWKLKLPSRRSPSSTLPVPTGGKSQASRSREAKPSAFEIQFHPADIRRRVRYLFLSRRQAVGVALAVLAVMIGFALSLRAMPEAVRALLGRRELPALEAERERQGGRLGVLVERLGELQERGEDLRFKVDKISLAYGLSHDESIGQGGFPVAPEATPIPKSNFSNAIRNGQVLRAEIEEELQVLDAFLVEIRDLEEAHQERARITPSVIPLRGENFLLTSPYGNRRSPFTQALDFHAGIDLAAPIGKEIHAPAEAVVAFAGRYPRRQSVSWWRYGNLVVLRHGDRFISLYGHCDEVRVRRGQRVRQGDVIGTVGNTGWSTSPHLHYEVRSRQEDGTFRPIDPRIYILDYRWSDEERTLIRSRNAPALDDFEPLPALLGS
- a CDS encoding inositol monophosphatase family protein — encoded protein: MSNELLQTALAAAEAGAEVVRGYFRAADLEVREKAANDFVTAADTGSERAILEVVRGRFPDHRILAEEGGGAEECGKGSSGGASRRNEVEWIIDPLDGTTNFARGLPMFAISVACRRGGEMQVGVILEPLRREVFRGRRGGGAEWNGRPMRVSGAAGLAGAFLATGYPFKAHRALDAYLGVFREVFLQARAIRRCGAAALDLAYTAAGVFDGFFEFRLAPWDLAAGTLLLEEAGGRVSDLDGGTRSLETGNIVAGNEAVQRELRHIVAAIVDEAALDRLDPRPPAAAPDPSV
- a CDS encoding PilT/PilU family type 4a pilus ATPase — protein: MSVKTAEAQPEEKSGPVKVLDRLLRFTTKKGASDLHLKPTRPPLLRVNGKLTAIDADPLGPRDIGRMVLPILNPQQKKRLEEKMAVDFGYGVSGLARFRGNLYMQRGTLAASFRRIPYDIRSVDDLELPDTLLDFCDLPMGLVLVTGPTGSGKSTTLAALIKHIVSRRPVHVITIEDPMEFLFTDGVASLSQREIGTDTVTFAEALRNSLRQDPDVMMVGEMRDTETISTVITAAETGHLVFSTLHTNSASQTIDRILDSFPSAQQGQVRAQLAQVLKGVISMKLVERSDGTGLVAVLEIMKMSPKIAKMVEKGETSSILEEIESSVGYYRMQSTNQSLLALLVHGTIPYAEAVRQSPDPEDLSLKLRKMFPKIEERGGDMSPSTADFSQILELQEFRRLYEEQEEKTKIRLADKDQLISEAEDRIADRDRQLEELSGRIQEMSEEQDKMRKDYDRLKQEAQEKIDKQNLRIKELNQKLLSEDKKGLFR
- a CDS encoding methylated-DNA--[protein]-cysteine S-methyltransferase is translated as MPRTDTPRFVTLAYPLGRLFGICRNRAIVRLGQVDTAQDVQREAERAGATEDPSAPLLASLAHQLDDYFSGNRMTFDLPLDPPGTTFRRRVWQELLTIPYGETRTYGEIANAIGDPGATQAVGQANHHNPIGILIPCHRVIGADGSMVGYASGVERKKWLLRLEGAEVMRQRELF